Proteins from a single region of Gemmatirosa kalamazoonensis:
- a CDS encoding alkaline phosphatase D family protein gives MPEPLLPRRAFVGASLAAGAAGAAALVRGRRVWTPADGAPALITSEQLRPQLPSGVQAGDPLPDRAMLWSRTDRPARVSVEWATREDFRGARRVRGPVARADAAFTTHLDLAGLPPGATVHYRLRYESEASPGAWSEPLVGRFQTAPLPNAAPTRGVRVAWSADMVGQGWGIDASRGGLRIYDALRRAEPDLFVHSGDNIYADGPLASEVALDDGTVWRNLVTEAKSKVAETLDEFRGNFAYHLLDPHARAFHAEVPMVAQWDDHEVCNNWYHELVLADDARYTEKRAHVLAERAKQALFEFLPIRPNAAEPRRVYRRFAWGPLLEVFVVDLRSYRAANSPNRQPTPSAATALFGATQLAWLQRALRSSRATWKVIASDLPIGLIVPDPPRGPERTYESFANADPGPPLGREHEIAALLGFLKRERIRNVVWITADVHYAAAHHYAPERAAFTDFDAFWEFVAGPMHAGTFGPNALDATFGPEVRFARVAPKPNRPPSDGLQFYGTLDVDPRTRALTAALHDVAGTRLWSTDLAPA, from the coding sequence ATGCCCGAGCCGCTCCTTCCGCGCCGCGCGTTCGTCGGCGCCTCCCTCGCCGCCGGCGCCGCCGGCGCCGCCGCGCTCGTGCGCGGCCGCCGCGTGTGGACACCCGCCGACGGCGCGCCCGCGCTGATCACGTCGGAGCAGCTCCGGCCGCAGCTGCCGAGCGGCGTGCAGGCCGGCGATCCGCTGCCCGACCGCGCCATGCTGTGGAGCCGCACCGACCGGCCGGCGCGCGTGTCGGTGGAGTGGGCCACGCGCGAGGACTTCCGCGGCGCGCGCCGCGTGCGCGGCCCGGTGGCGCGCGCCGACGCGGCGTTCACGACGCACCTCGACCTCGCCGGCCTCCCGCCCGGCGCGACGGTGCACTACCGCCTGCGCTACGAGAGCGAGGCGTCGCCCGGCGCGTGGAGCGAGCCGCTCGTCGGTCGCTTCCAGACCGCGCCGCTGCCTAACGCTGCACCGACGCGCGGCGTGCGCGTCGCGTGGTCGGCCGACATGGTGGGGCAGGGGTGGGGGATCGACGCGTCGCGCGGTGGACTGCGCATCTACGACGCGCTGCGGCGCGCCGAGCCCGATCTGTTCGTGCACTCGGGCGACAACATCTACGCCGACGGCCCGCTCGCGTCCGAGGTGGCGCTCGACGACGGCACCGTGTGGCGCAACCTCGTGACCGAGGCGAAGAGCAAGGTCGCCGAGACGCTGGACGAGTTCCGCGGCAACTTCGCCTATCACCTGCTCGACCCGCACGCCCGCGCGTTCCACGCCGAGGTGCCGATGGTCGCGCAGTGGGACGACCACGAGGTGTGCAACAACTGGTATCACGAGCTCGTGCTCGCCGACGACGCACGCTACACCGAGAAGCGCGCGCACGTGCTGGCCGAGCGCGCGAAGCAGGCGCTGTTCGAGTTCCTCCCGATCCGGCCCAACGCCGCGGAGCCGCGCCGCGTGTACCGCCGGTTCGCGTGGGGGCCGCTGCTCGAGGTGTTCGTCGTGGACCTGCGCAGCTACCGCGCCGCGAACTCGCCGAACCGCCAGCCGACGCCGTCGGCGGCCACCGCGCTGTTCGGCGCCACGCAGCTCGCGTGGCTGCAGCGCGCGCTGCGGTCGAGCCGCGCGACGTGGAAGGTGATCGCGAGCGATCTGCCGATCGGGCTCATCGTGCCGGATCCGCCGCGCGGTCCCGAGCGCACGTACGAGTCGTTCGCGAACGCCGACCCCGGCCCGCCGCTCGGCCGAGAGCACGAGATCGCGGCGCTGCTCGGCTTCCTCAAGCGCGAGCGGATCCGGAACGTCGTGTGGATCACGGCCGACGTGCACTACGCGGCGGCGCATCACTACGCGCCGGAGCGCGCGGCGTTCACCGACTTCGACGCGTTCTGGGAGTTCGTCGCGGGCCCGATGCACGCGGGCACGTTCGGGCCGAACGCGCTCGACGCGACGTTCGGCCCCGAGGTGCGCTTCGCGCGCGTGGCGCCGAAGCCGAACCGGCCGCCGAGCGACGGGCTGCAGTTCTACGGCACGCTCGACGTCGACCCGCGCACGCGCGCGCTCACCGCGGCGCTGCACGACGTGGCCGGGACGCGGCTCTGGTCGACCGATCTCGCGCCGGCCTGA
- a CDS encoding FecCD family ABC transporter permease, producing the protein MQGAVAMRRGHVRVYAVLVALLVGSLVVSASVGAFTFTPARIATIVAQALGWSPATASDALDRNVFLQLRLPRVLLAGLTGAVLGVSGTLMQGLFRNPIVEPGLAGTSAGAALGAACVFVFGAGTFTRPLGTLAVPALAFAGAFGATLLVYRLASSFGKVHVFTLLLAGIAVNAVCGAGTGFLSYVARDPQARNITFWNLGTFTTADWRGVALVAVCFALCFGWSLRAGKALNALMLGEDEAAYLGVDPRRLVMRLLVVNTLMVAVATAMVGVIAFVGLVIPHALRMLRSSDYTFLLPASALSGALLMEVIDVVARLVIPPAELPIGIITAVVGAPVFLAILRRQTRAGVGWARG; encoded by the coding sequence ATGCAGGGCGCCGTCGCGATGCGCCGCGGCCACGTGCGCGTCTATGCGGTGCTCGTCGCGCTGCTCGTCGGGTCGCTCGTCGTGTCGGCGTCGGTCGGCGCGTTCACGTTCACGCCGGCGCGCATCGCGACCATCGTGGCCCAGGCGCTCGGCTGGTCGCCGGCGACGGCGTCGGATGCGCTCGACCGCAACGTGTTCCTCCAGCTCCGCCTTCCGCGCGTGCTGCTCGCCGGGCTCACCGGCGCGGTGCTCGGCGTCTCGGGCACGCTCATGCAGGGGCTCTTCCGCAACCCGATCGTCGAGCCGGGGCTCGCCGGCACGTCGGCCGGCGCGGCGCTCGGCGCGGCGTGCGTGTTCGTGTTCGGCGCCGGGACGTTCACCCGACCGTTAGGCACCCTCGCCGTCCCCGCGCTCGCGTTCGCCGGCGCGTTCGGCGCGACGCTCCTCGTCTACCGGCTCGCCTCGTCGTTCGGCAAGGTGCACGTCTTCACGCTGCTGCTCGCCGGCATCGCCGTGAACGCGGTGTGCGGCGCGGGCACCGGGTTCCTGTCGTACGTCGCGCGCGACCCGCAGGCGCGCAACATCACGTTCTGGAACCTCGGCACGTTCACCACCGCCGACTGGCGCGGCGTCGCGCTCGTCGCGGTCTGCTTCGCGCTGTGCTTCGGCTGGTCGCTGCGCGCCGGCAAGGCGCTCAACGCGCTCATGCTCGGCGAGGACGAGGCGGCATACCTCGGCGTCGATCCGCGACGGCTCGTGATGCGCCTGCTCGTCGTCAACACGCTCATGGTCGCGGTGGCGACGGCGATGGTCGGCGTGATCGCGTTCGTGGGGCTCGTGATCCCCCACGCGCTGCGCATGCTCCGCTCGTCCGACTACACGTTCCTCCTCCCCGCCTCGGCGCTGTCGGGCGCGCTCCTCATGGAGGTGATCGACGTCGTCGCGCGGCTCGTCATCCCGCCGGCCGAGCTGCCGATCGGGATCATCACCGCCGTCGTCGGCGCGCCGGTGTTCCTCGCGATCCTGCGCCGGCAGACGCGCGCCGGTGTCGGCTGGGCGCGAGGCTGA
- a CDS encoding heme/hemin ABC transporter substrate-binding protein translates to MPRPARRASLVSLIAAASLVAACSSRSTSGPRVVSVSKQINEFLYAIGAESVLVGRDLTSIYPPQIKQVPSVGYHRALSAEGIISTKPTLLVTDGNVGPEPVLDQVRKVGIRVETLAPGGTVDSAQALLTKLGQEFHREHAADSVLAAWRAGMDSLWRDTVKWAGQKRPRVLIIHFGQIRNDYLALKRGGSADAMLHWAGAENAIDSVGGMARLSPELIARAAPDVIIATDVGFDRYGTVDKFKTLPGVALTPAAQSNRIHRVDEQEIMYFGPRTPAVVRKLAAWFHPDSASTPPVAQH, encoded by the coding sequence ATGCCACGCCCCGCCCGTCGCGCGTCCCTCGTCTCCCTGATCGCCGCCGCGTCGCTCGTCGCCGCGTGCTCGTCGCGGAGCACCAGCGGCCCACGCGTCGTCAGCGTCTCGAAGCAGATCAACGAGTTCCTCTACGCGATCGGCGCGGAGAGCGTGCTGGTCGGGCGCGACCTCACGTCGATCTATCCGCCGCAGATCAAGCAGGTGCCGTCGGTCGGCTACCACCGCGCGCTCTCCGCCGAGGGGATCATCTCGACGAAGCCGACGCTGCTCGTCACCGACGGCAACGTGGGGCCCGAGCCGGTGCTCGATCAGGTGCGCAAGGTCGGCATCCGCGTCGAGACCCTGGCGCCCGGCGGAACGGTCGACAGCGCGCAGGCGCTGCTCACGAAGCTCGGGCAGGAGTTCCACCGCGAGCACGCGGCGGACAGCGTGCTCGCCGCGTGGCGGGCCGGCATGGACTCGCTCTGGCGCGACACCGTGAAGTGGGCCGGGCAGAAGCGCCCGCGCGTGCTGATCATCCACTTCGGCCAGATCCGCAACGACTACCTCGCGCTCAAGCGCGGCGGCTCGGCCGACGCGATGCTCCACTGGGCCGGCGCCGAGAACGCCATCGACTCGGTGGGCGGGATGGCGCGGCTGTCGCCCGAGCTCATCGCGCGCGCCGCGCCCGACGTGATCATCGCCACCGACGTCGGCTTCGACCGCTACGGAACCGTCGACAAGTTCAAGACGCTGCCGGGTGTCGCGCTCACGCCCGCGGCGCAGTCGAACCGGATCCACCGCGTCGACGAGCAGGAGATCATGTACTTCGGGCCGCGCACGCCCGCGGTCGTGCGCAAGCTCGCGGCGTGGTTCCACCCCGACAGCGCGTCCACGCCGCCCGTCGCGCAGCATTGA
- a CDS encoding DUF4230 domain-containing protein translates to MPRLGPSGFGMTPRRVLVWGLVLVALATATAVGVALVQRVRAPLARGGAPEPPRITQQIAVERLQAVAKLVASEMTLRDVVIYEQTRFAATKRALLVVTGRVSAGIDLEHGTGVEIDSVAKRIVFTLPPAQILGVDVLNLTTYDERAGLLNPFRPSDRDEIQRRVRTQLIEAARQSGILTHADESAGRMLQALFGRDGYTVEIRRPVVERRPAG, encoded by the coding sequence ATGCCCAGACTCGGTCCGAGCGGCTTCGGCATGACGCCTCGGCGCGTGCTCGTGTGGGGGCTCGTTCTCGTCGCCCTCGCCACCGCCACCGCCGTCGGCGTGGCACTGGTCCAGCGCGTCCGCGCGCCGCTGGCCCGCGGCGGCGCGCCCGAGCCGCCGCGCATCACCCAGCAGATCGCCGTCGAGCGCCTGCAGGCCGTCGCGAAGCTCGTCGCCTCCGAGATGACGCTGCGCGACGTCGTGATCTACGAGCAGACGCGGTTCGCGGCGACGAAGCGCGCGCTGCTCGTCGTCACCGGGCGCGTGTCGGCCGGCATCGACCTGGAGCACGGCACCGGCGTGGAGATCGACTCCGTGGCGAAGCGCATCGTCTTCACGCTGCCGCCGGCGCAGATCCTCGGCGTCGACGTGCTGAACCTGACGACGTACGACGAGCGCGCCGGGCTGCTGAACCCGTTCCGCCCGTCGGACCGCGACGAGATCCAGCGGCGCGTCCGGACGCAGCTGATCGAGGCCGCACGCCAGTCCGGCATCCTGACGCACGCCGACGAGAGCGCCGGCCGCATGCTCCAGGCGCTGTTCGGCCGCGACGGCTACACGGTCGAGATCCGGCGGCCCGTCGTCGAGCGGCGGCCCGCGGGCTAA
- a CDS encoding heme ABC transporter ATP-binding protein, whose protein sequence is MVDVVNVGYVVDGARLLDDVTVHFRPNRLNVVLGPNGAGKSTLLKIATGLLAPTSGEVRYATSGGARTPAAFSPDALARTRAVLSQHVELVFPLPVEEVVLMGRYPHFGRSPGARDRDIVRQALDLVGMLGYAGRAYPTLSGGEQQKVQLARVLAQIWNADAVDRQPKVLFLDEPTASLDVHYQLHLLEIARGLRDVDCTVVAVLHDLNVALQYGDVFFLLDGGRLVLETEDATAIPRELLERVFRVRADRAVDAETGEAFWRFRL, encoded by the coding sequence ATGGTCGATGTCGTGAACGTCGGCTACGTCGTCGACGGCGCGCGCCTCCTCGACGACGTGACGGTCCACTTCCGCCCGAATCGGCTCAACGTCGTGCTCGGGCCGAACGGCGCCGGCAAGTCGACGCTCCTCAAGATCGCGACCGGGCTGCTCGCGCCGACGTCGGGCGAGGTCCGGTACGCGACGAGCGGCGGTGCCCGCACGCCGGCGGCGTTCTCACCGGACGCGCTCGCGCGCACGCGCGCCGTGCTGTCGCAGCACGTGGAGCTGGTGTTCCCGCTGCCCGTCGAGGAGGTGGTGCTCATGGGCCGCTACCCGCACTTCGGCCGCTCGCCGGGCGCCCGCGACCGCGACATCGTGCGGCAGGCGCTCGACCTCGTGGGGATGCTCGGCTACGCGGGGCGCGCGTACCCCACGCTCTCCGGCGGGGAGCAGCAGAAGGTGCAGCTCGCGCGCGTGCTCGCGCAGATCTGGAACGCCGACGCGGTCGACCGGCAGCCGAAGGTCCTCTTTCTCGACGAGCCGACGGCGAGCCTCGACGTGCACTACCAGCTGCACCTACTCGAGATCGCGCGCGGGCTGCGCGACGTCGACTGCACCGTCGTCGCGGTGCTCCACGATCTGAACGTCGCGCTGCAGTACGGCGACGTCTTCTTCCTGCTCGACGGCGGGCGCCTCGTGCTCGAGACCGAGGACGCGACCGCGATCCCGCGCGAGCTGCTCGAGCGCGTGTTCCGCGTGCGCGCGGACCGCGCCGTCGACGCCGAGACGGGCGAGGCGTTCTGGCGGTTCCGGCTCTGA